In Stenotrophomonas sp. 169, one DNA window encodes the following:
- the msrA gene encoding peptide-methionine (S)-S-oxide reductase MsrA, translating into MLGLGNGILGIGAFKQRLPRAEEALPGRDQPLALQNNQHFVNSHPLKDRFAGYERIRFAMGCFWGAERKFWTLPGVYSTSVGYAGGVTPNPTYEEVCSGLTGHTEIVEVVYDPKLITVEQLLQVFWESHDPTQGMRQGNDTGTQYRSAIHCLTEGEYAAALASEEVYGVHLKEAGYRPITTEIVYPAPEYYYAEDYHQQYLAKNPNGYCGIGGTGVSCPIGTGIAAP; encoded by the coding sequence ATGTTGGGACTTGGCAACGGGATTCTCGGTATCGGCGCCTTCAAGCAGCGTCTGCCGCGTGCGGAAGAGGCGCTGCCCGGGCGCGATCAGCCCTTGGCACTGCAGAACAACCAGCACTTCGTGAACAGTCATCCGCTGAAGGATCGCTTCGCGGGATACGAGCGGATCCGCTTTGCCATGGGCTGCTTCTGGGGTGCCGAGCGGAAGTTCTGGACCCTGCCCGGGGTGTACAGCACCTCGGTGGGCTACGCCGGCGGGGTGACGCCGAACCCCACCTATGAGGAGGTCTGTTCGGGTCTGACCGGCCATACCGAGATCGTCGAGGTGGTGTACGACCCGAAACTGATCACCGTGGAGCAGCTGCTGCAGGTGTTCTGGGAAAGCCACGACCCCACCCAGGGCATGCGTCAGGGCAACGACACCGGCACCCAGTACCGCTCGGCCATCCACTGCCTGACCGAGGGCGAGTACGCGGCGGCGCTGGCCAGCGAAGAGGTCTATGGCGTGCATCTGAAGGAGGCCGGCTACCGCCCCATCACCACCGAGATCGTGTATCCGGCACCGGAGTACTACTACGCCGAGGACTACCACCAGCAGTACCTGGCGAAGAACCCGAACGGCTACTGCGGCATCGGCGGTACCGGTGTGAGCTGCCCGATCGGTACCGGCATCGCGGCACCCTGA
- a CDS encoding glutamine--tRNA ligase/YqeY domain fusion protein — protein MSEHTPASPETPTDGTEKRDFIRQIVREDLASGKHQAIKTRFPPEPNGYLHIGHAKSICLNFGIAGEFGGVCNLRFDDTNPAKEDPEYVAAIQDDVRWLGFEWNELRHASDYFEAYYLAAQKLIRDGKAYVCDLSAEEVRAYRGTLTEPGRPSPFRDRSVEENLDLFARMRAGEFPDGARTVRAKIDMASGNINLRDPALYRIKHVEHQNTGNAWPIYPMYDFAHALGDSLEGITHSLCTLEFEDHRPLYDWCVDHVDFAHDDALTAPLAAAGLPREAAKPRQIEFSRLNINYTVMSKRKLMALVTEQLVDGWDDPRMPTLQGLRRRGYTPAAMRLFAERVGISKQNSLIDFSVLEGALREDLDSAAARRMAVIDPIKLVLTNLSDGHEETLTFSNHPKDESFGSREVPFARELWIERDDFAEVPPKGFKRLLPGGEVRLRGAGIIRCDEVIKDADGAITELRGWLDPESRPGMEGANRKVKGTIHWVSAAHAVPAEVRLYDRLFSVPNPDDESEGKTYRDYLNPESRRTVTGYVEPAAASATPEQSFQFERTGYFVADRRDHTAAKPVFNRSVTLRDTWSA, from the coding sequence ATGTCCGAGCACACCCCTGCCAGCCCCGAAACCCCCACCGACGGCACCGAGAAGCGCGATTTCATCCGCCAGATCGTGCGCGAGGACCTGGCCAGCGGCAAGCACCAGGCAATCAAGACCCGCTTCCCGCCGGAACCCAATGGCTACCTGCACATCGGCCATGCCAAGTCGATCTGCCTGAACTTCGGCATCGCCGGCGAGTTCGGCGGTGTGTGCAACCTGCGTTTCGACGACACCAACCCGGCCAAGGAAGACCCGGAGTACGTGGCCGCGATCCAAGACGACGTGCGCTGGCTTGGATTCGAGTGGAACGAGCTGCGCCACGCCTCGGACTACTTCGAGGCCTACTACCTGGCGGCGCAGAAGCTGATCCGCGACGGCAAGGCCTACGTCTGCGACCTGTCGGCCGAGGAAGTGCGCGCCTACCGCGGCACCCTGACCGAGCCGGGCCGCCCGTCGCCTTTCCGGGATCGCAGCGTGGAAGAGAACCTGGATCTGTTTGCCCGCATGCGCGCCGGCGAGTTCCCGGATGGGGCCCGCACCGTGCGCGCGAAGATCGACATGGCCAGTGGCAACATCAACCTGCGCGATCCGGCCCTGTACCGCATCAAGCACGTCGAACACCAGAACACCGGCAATGCCTGGCCGATCTACCCCATGTACGACTTCGCACATGCGCTGGGCGATTCGCTGGAAGGCATCACCCATTCGCTGTGCACGCTGGAATTCGAAGACCACCGCCCGCTGTACGACTGGTGCGTGGATCATGTGGACTTTGCCCATGACGATGCGCTGACCGCCCCGCTGGCTGCGGCCGGGCTGCCACGCGAAGCCGCCAAGCCCCGTCAGATCGAGTTCTCCCGCCTCAACATCAACTACACCGTGATGAGCAAGCGCAAGCTGATGGCGCTGGTCACCGAGCAGCTGGTGGATGGCTGGGACGATCCGCGCATGCCGACCCTGCAGGGCCTGCGTCGCCGTGGCTATACCCCGGCGGCGATGCGCCTGTTCGCCGAGCGCGTGGGTATCAGCAAGCAGAACTCGCTGATCGATTTCAGCGTGCTGGAAGGTGCCCTGCGCGAGGACCTGGACAGCGCGGCCGCTCGCCGCATGGCGGTGATCGATCCGATCAAGCTGGTGTTGACCAACCTGTCCGACGGGCACGAAGAGACGCTGACCTTCAGCAACCACCCGAAGGATGAGTCCTTCGGCAGCCGCGAGGTGCCGTTTGCCCGTGAGCTGTGGATCGAGCGCGACGACTTCGCCGAAGTGCCGCCGAAGGGCTTCAAGCGCCTGCTGCCGGGTGGTGAAGTGCGCCTGCGCGGCGCTGGCATCATCCGCTGCGATGAAGTGATCAAGGACGCCGACGGCGCTATCACCGAGCTGCGCGGCTGGCTGGATCCGGAGTCGCGCCCCGGCATGGAAGGCGCCAACCGCAAGGTCAAGGGCACCATCCACTGGGTCAGCGCAGCGCATGCGGTGCCGGCCGAAGTCCGCCTGTACGATCGGCTGTTCTCGGTACCCAACCCCGATGACGAGTCGGAGGGCAAGACGTACCGTGACTACCTGAACCCCGAATCGCGTCGCACCGTCACCGGCTATGTCGAACCCGCCGCTGCCAGCGCCACGCCGGAACAGTCGTTCCAGTTCGAGCGCACCGGCTACTTCGTCGCTGACCGGCGTGACCACACAGCGGCCAAGCCGGTGTTCAACCGCAGCGTGACCCTGCGCGACACCTGGTCGGCCTGA
- a CDS encoding DUF2007 domain-containing protein, translating to MHIVYKADNLFDAHLAKHALEDAGIPAFVFGESLLGGMGELPLFGVLRVAIPDAARAEAEAVMAGLDLGHGPDDPISDTDDLAGQPA from the coding sequence ATGCACATCGTGTACAAGGCCGACAACCTGTTTGATGCCCACCTGGCCAAGCATGCGCTGGAGGACGCCGGTATCCCCGCGTTCGTCTTCGGCGAGTCGTTGTTGGGCGGCATGGGCGAGCTGCCGTTGTTCGGCGTGCTGCGCGTCGCCATCCCCGACGCCGCCCGTGCGGAGGCAGAAGCCGTGATGGCCGGGTTGGACTTGGGCCACGGCCCGGACGACCCCATTTCAGACACAGACGATCTTGCCGGCCAGCCGGCCTAG